One Delphinus delphis chromosome 16, mDelDel1.2, whole genome shotgun sequence genomic window carries:
- the LOC132439292 gene encoding oxaloacetate tautomerase FAHD1, mitochondrial-like produces the protein MSIVCSGRSRAAPVGEMQSALQRKPALQRKPALQRKPAGALPRSLHCLRSRVLVPTYAYSLHHELQLGVVMRKRFCAGQEAAVVDCVAGYALCLDETARDMQEECKKKGLLATQAKSSTASCPVRVLVPKEKIPDPQSLKLWLKVNG, from the coding sequence ATGAGCATCGTGTGCTCGGGCAGGAGCCGCGCGGCCCCTGTCGGGGAGATGCAGAGCGCCCTGCAGAGAAAGCCAGCCCTGCAGAGAAAGCCAGCCCTGCAGAGAAAGCCAGCCGGAGCTCTTCCCCGGAGCCTCCACTGCCTGCGCTCGCGGGTCCTCGTGCCCACCTACGCGTATAGCCTGCACCACGAGCTCCAGCTGGGGGTGGTGATGCGCAAGCGCTTCTGCGCCGGCCAGGAGGCCGCGGTCGTGGACTGTGTGGCCGGCTACGCTCTGTGCTTGGACGAGACCGCCAGGGACATGCAGGAAGAGTGCAAGAAGAAGGGGCTGCTTGCGACTCAGGCCAAGAGCTCCACGGCCTCCTGCCCTGTCAGAGTGTTGGTGCCCAAAGAGAAGATTCCTGACCCTCAAAGCCTGAAGCTCTGGCTCAAAGTCAATGGCTAA